The Magnolia sinica isolate HGM2019 chromosome 9, MsV1, whole genome shotgun sequence genome contains a region encoding:
- the LOC131256855 gene encoding uncharacterized protein LOC131256855 isoform X2, producing the protein MQEPASEIQDKILFMINNISASNMDVKAKEFTDVLKEQYYPWFAQYMVMKRASIEPNFHELYLKFLGKVNSRMLNKKIVKATYENCKTQTNEVQPELLQGIFKYLECSFVIRNVEQQFKYTEVLSTPLKNQPSTLFFNFHKKKCGCKHANDY; encoded by the exons atgCAGGAACCTGCATCAGAGATACAGGACAAGATTTTATTTATGATTAATAATATTTCAGCTTCAAATATGGATGTGAAAGCAAAAGAATTTACTGATGTCCTGAAAGAGCAGTACTATCCATGGTTTGCTCAATATATGGTGATGAAAAG AGCAAGCATTGAGCCAAATTTTCATGAgctgtacttgaagttcttgggGAAAGTTAATTCAAGAATGCTGAATAAGAAGATTGTCAAAGCTACTTATGAGAATTGCAAG ACACAGACGAATGAGGTCCAGCCAGAGCTTCTACAAGGGATCTTCAAGTACTTGGAATGCAGTTTTGTCATCAGGAACgtcgaacaacaattcaaatacaCTGAGGTGCTTTCGACTCCTTTAAAAAACCAACCATCCACTCTTTTTTTCAACTTCCACAAAAAGAAGTGTGGTTGTAAGCACGCCAATGACTACTAA
- the LOC131256857 gene encoding uncharacterized protein LOC131256857 isoform X1, producing MQFYRPIFLHKRAVMEPASEIQDKILFMINNISASNMDVKAKEFTDVLKEQYYPWFAQYMVMKRASIEPNFHELYLKFLEKVNSRMLNKKIVKATYENCCLSKTFLLPLVVIVTIHLFQSPINTDK from the exons ATGCAATTCTATAGGCCAATCTTTCTACACAAGAGAGCAGTAATG GAACCTGCATCAGAGATACAGGACAAGATTTTATTTATGATTAATAATATTTCAGCTTCAAATATGGATGTGAAAGCAAAAGAATTTACTGATGTCCTGAAAGAGCAGTACTATCCATGGTTTGCTCAGTATATGGTGATGAAAAG AGCAAGCATTGAGCCAAATTTTCATGAgctgtacttgaagttcttggagAAAGTTAATTCAAGAATGCTGAATAAGAAGATTGTCAAAGCTACTTATGAGAATTGCTGCCTTAGCAAAACTTTTTTGTTACCCCTGGTTGTCATTGTCACCATACACCTTTTCCAATCTCCCATAAACACAGACAAATGA
- the LOC131256857 gene encoding uncharacterized protein LOC131256857 isoform X2 — protein MQFYRPIFLHKRAVMEPASEIQDKILFMINNISASNMDVKAKEFTDVLKEQYYPWFAQYMVMKRWTPQYSAKERKNRQSFVELYPHSNRKDHLLCS, from the exons ATGCAATTCTATAGGCCAATCTTTCTACACAAGAGAGCAGTAATG GAACCTGCATCAGAGATACAGGACAAGATTTTATTTATGATTAATAATATTTCAGCTTCAAATATGGATGTGAAAGCAAAAGAATTTACTGATGTCCTGAAAGAGCAGTACTATCCATGGTTTGCTCAGTATATGGTGATGAAAAG GTGGACTCCGCAATATTccgcaaaagaaagaaaaaacaggcAGTCATTTGTTGAACTCTACCCTCACAGCAACAGAAAGGATCATTTGCTGTGTTCTTGA